Proteins co-encoded in one Longimicrobiales bacterium genomic window:
- a CDS encoding choice-of-anchor B family protein, whose product MTVFRGIAAALVVLSVAAADAGAQSLAGGDVSSARAGFGLGLALGENELFIGEPNNSTRPGVIYVYRRSASGWVESAQLTAPDAEPSDGFGQNLVLDGSTLFVGVPSYEENRGIVHVFERSATGWSPTGTLEGADLPGVNRFGTAIAVSGDFVFVSAPAQEQGTGAVYVFHRDFDGWDQVTKLTADSAAPRTSFGAAVAADGDRLFVGAPAVNQNRGAVTVFARDPSTNQWRSTGLLPAPELEPNSRFGMAMTASNGTVIVSAPVVGGATGVAYAFRQTQEGAWTQTAELAPEPAVPNTVFGVRLDADDDELLVGAVGADTARGAVFHFVRSADGGWSAPHRISPIEPLERGGQLGGAVALHGDVAAATIVGADHGLGAVLVFERQNGTWTQTAFLNGPTETLASVTGGEVRCSTEGTAGEFDCRDVEMLSFLSIPDLGGGRGVRLNDVWGWTDTQSGKEYALVGRIDGMSAVDISDPSNPVFVADLPLTEGATPSTWRDIKVYRDHAYIVADGSGPHGMQVLDLTKLRAFSGTPLDLVADTTYRNVNSVHNIVINEESGFAYAVGASQGGETCGGGLHMIDIREPKNPKFAGCFSDPQTGRASTGYSHDAQCVMYKGPDERYQGREICLGANETALSIADVTDKENPRALSRASYPSVAYSHQGWLDNEHRYFYMNDELDEANGLTQKTRTLVWDLADLEDPQLIREHMGVEAAIDHNLYISGDLMYQSNYKSGLRILDISDRENPREIAFFKTFPGDDAGVGFDGSWSNYPYFKSGAIVVSSIGEGLFVLRKRDTTTVF is encoded by the coding sequence ATGACGGTATTCCGTGGCATTGCTGCCGCGCTGGTAGTGTTGAGCGTGGCCGCGGCCGACGCAGGCGCACAGTCACTGGCCGGCGGCGATGTCTCATCCGCGCGCGCCGGATTCGGCCTCGGCCTCGCCCTGGGCGAGAACGAGCTGTTCATCGGCGAGCCCAACAACTCCACGCGTCCGGGCGTGATCTACGTCTATCGCCGTAGCGCATCGGGCTGGGTGGAGAGTGCCCAGCTGACTGCGCCCGATGCCGAGCCTTCCGATGGATTCGGTCAGAACCTCGTGCTCGACGGCTCCACGCTGTTCGTCGGCGTTCCGTCGTACGAAGAGAACCGGGGCATTGTCCACGTATTTGAACGCTCCGCGACCGGCTGGTCACCCACCGGGACGCTGGAAGGCGCCGACCTGCCAGGCGTCAACCGATTCGGCACCGCGATCGCCGTGAGCGGCGACTTCGTATTCGTCTCCGCGCCCGCCCAGGAGCAGGGCACCGGCGCTGTCTACGTTTTCCACCGCGATTTCGACGGTTGGGACCAGGTAACGAAGCTGACCGCCGACTCCGCGGCACCGCGTACGTCGTTCGGCGCTGCAGTCGCCGCGGACGGAGACCGCCTGTTCGTCGGTGCACCTGCCGTGAACCAGAACCGGGGCGCGGTGACGGTCTTTGCGCGCGACCCCTCGACGAACCAGTGGCGCTCGACGGGTCTGCTGCCCGCACCGGAGCTGGAGCCGAACTCGCGTTTCGGCATGGCCATGACCGCGTCGAACGGTACCGTCATCGTCTCGGCGCCCGTGGTCGGCGGAGCGACCGGCGTCGCCTACGCATTCCGCCAGACACAGGAAGGCGCGTGGACGCAGACCGCGGAGCTCGCACCGGAGCCGGCCGTTCCGAACACCGTCTTCGGCGTCAGGCTCGATGCCGATGACGATGAGCTGCTCGTGGGCGCCGTCGGCGCCGATACGGCGCGCGGCGCGGTATTCCACTTCGTGCGCAGCGCCGATGGTGGCTGGTCTGCACCACACCGCATCTCGCCGATCGAGCCGCTGGAGCGCGGCGGCCAGCTCGGTGGCGCGGTCGCCCTCCATGGCGATGTGGCCGCTGCGACGATAGTCGGAGCGGATCACGGCCTCGGTGCGGTCCTGGTGTTCGAGCGACAGAACGGCACCTGGACCCAGACGGCGTTTCTCAACGGTCCGACCGAGACCCTCGCGTCGGTCACCGGCGGAGAGGTCCGCTGCTCCACGGAGGGCACGGCCGGTGAGTTCGACTGCCGCGACGTGGAGATGCTCTCCTTCCTCTCCATCCCCGACCTTGGCGGTGGGCGCGGTGTGCGGCTCAACGACGTCTGGGGCTGGACGGACACCCAGTCCGGCAAGGAGTACGCACTGGTGGGTCGTATCGACGGCATGTCGGCCGTCGACATCTCCGATCCCTCCAATCCGGTGTTCGTGGCGGACCTGCCACTCACTGAAGGCGCGACGCCTTCTACCTGGCGCGACATCAAGGTCTACAGGGACCACGCCTACATTGTCGCGGATGGGTCCGGGCCGCACGGGATGCAGGTGCTCGACCTCACGAAGCTGCGCGCGTTCAGCGGCACACCGCTCGATCTGGTGGCTGACACCACCTATCGCAACGTCAACAGCGTGCACAACATCGTCATCAACGAGGAGTCCGGCTTCGCCTATGCCGTCGGCGCCAGCCAGGGCGGCGAGACGTGCGGCGGCGGCCTGCACATGATCGACATCCGCGAGCCGAAGAACCCGAAGTTCGCCGGCTGCTTCTCCGATCCGCAGACGGGCCGCGCATCGACCGGGTATTCCCACGATGCGCAGTGCGTCATGTACAAGGGGCCGGACGAGCGCTACCAGGGCCGCGAGATCTGTCTTGGCGCCAACGAGACGGCGCTGAGCATAGCCGATGTCACGGACAAGGAGAACCCGCGCGCACTTTCTCGCGCGAGCTATCCCAGCGTCGCTTACTCCCATCAGGGCTGGCTCGACAACGAGCACCGCTACTTCTACATGAACGATGAGCTGGATGAGGCCAACGGCCTGACCCAGAAGACCCGCACGCTCGTGTGGGACCTCGCCGACCTGGAGGATCCGCAGCTCATCAGGGAGCACATGGGCGTTGAGGCCGCCATCGACCACAACCTGTACATTTCGGGCGATCTCATGTATCAGTCGAATTACAAGAGCGGGCTCCGCATCCTGGATATCTCCGATCGCGAGAATCCCCGCGAGATCGCATTCTTCAAGACGTTCCCCGGCGATGACGCCGGTGTCGGGTTCGACGGCTCCTGGAGCAACTATCCGTACTTCAAGAGCGGGGCTATCGTGGTATCGAGCATCGGCGAGGGCCTGTTCGTGCTCAGGAAGCGCGATACGACGACCGTCTTCTAG
- a CDS encoding porin family protein — protein MKFCRRLLPLAILAPVAFTTPLSAQEIALKGGIAVSHFQSVGPNPFDGTFVSTAFGGHARFRFGRIALQPELQMVSRGATAEASALDERMRLEYMEVPLMLVVPVRIGSFEPYAFGGPMISLETRCRSVIEENNLKTNFDCDDRSGGSAFDRRALDYGASAGAGVSHKLGSGRVLLEGRYTWGLRDIYDGLDNIEVRNRSYVVSIGYTIIADGMN, from the coding sequence ATGAAGTTCTGCCGTCGCTTGCTGCCGCTGGCCATACTCGCACCCGTCGCGTTCACGACACCGTTGAGCGCACAGGAGATCGCGCTGAAGGGCGGCATCGCCGTGTCTCATTTCCAGTCCGTAGGCCCCAATCCTTTCGACGGCACGTTCGTGTCGACGGCCTTCGGCGGCCACGCACGCTTCCGGTTCGGACGCATCGCGCTCCAGCCGGAGCTCCAGATGGTCTCGCGCGGCGCGACCGCCGAGGCCAGCGCGCTGGACGAGCGGATGCGGCTGGAATACATGGAGGTGCCGCTGATGCTCGTTGTACCCGTTCGCATCGGCAGCTTCGAGCCCTATGCGTTCGGCGGGCCGATGATCTCGCTCGAGACGCGGTGCCGCTCGGTCATCGAGGAAAACAACCTCAAGACGAACTTCGACTGTGACGACCGCAGCGGCGGCAGCGCATTCGACCGGCGCGCGCTCGACTATGGCGCCAGCGCCGGAGCCGGCGTATCGCACAAGCTCGGCAGCGGCCGCGTCCTGCTCGAAGGCCGCTACACCTGGGGACTGCGTGATATCTACGACGGACTCGACAACATCGAAGTGCGGAACCGGTCCTACGTCGTATCGATCGGTTACACGATCATCGCCGATGGCATGAACTGA